Proteins from a single region of Corylus avellana chromosome ca11, CavTom2PMs-1.0:
- the LOC132165810 gene encoding uncharacterized protein LOC132165810, whose protein sequence is MKMATSRIVLWVFMMMMIGNLTEAANINLTSVAGAPPPYNDSWCTPPRPGCTKCCLCSTISSVSVCVRCCGNHEIETSWSPSPSKTRAKTTPSETSAMTASSPERLNVLLQGIVLL, encoded by the exons ATGAAAATGGCAACTTCAAGAATTGTATTGTGGGtgtttatgatgatgatgattggtAATCTGACAGAAGCAGCCAACATCAATCTCACTAGCGTTGCCGGAGCTCCACCTCCATATAATGATTCGT gGTGTACTCCTCCTCGTCCTGGGTGCACAAAATGCTGTCTATGCAGTACTATATCATCGGTAAGTGTCTGTGTACGTTGTTGCGGCAACCATGAGATAGAGACTAGTTGGAGTCCCTCCCCCTCAAAGACTAGGGCAAAGACAACCCCCTCAGAGACTAGTGCGATGACCGCCTCCTCCCCGGAGCGGTTGAATGTATTATTGCAAGGGATAgt gttgtTATAA